The stretch of DNA GAAGCCCCAGCGATACGGCGGGCAGCACGAGCCACTTGGGCCCGTACCAGCCGAGGGCGGGCAGCCAGCCCAACTGCACGCCGACCACGGTGGCGAGCACCGATGCGGTCAGGAATTCGGGCAACGCGGCGACGACCGCCGCCCCGCCGCCCGAGCGACGGCGCCCGGAGAGCCGACGGCGGGAGCCGAGCCACAGGGTGCGGGAGCACACCGCGCCCGCCGTCACGACAGCCACCGCGAGCGCCGCCGACATGAGAAGCAACGAGACACCCAGGGCCTGCACCACGGAGGGCAGTACCGCCTCGCCGGAGATCCACGACCGCCCGGCGTCCCCGTGCAGAAGCCCACCCGTCCACTGGCCGAGCAGACGCAACGGGCCGTCGTCCAGGCCCAGTTCGCCGCGGACGGCGGCCAGGTCCTCGGGGGTGGGTGTGCGCTCCGCCGACCGGGCCTTGAGCACGGTGAGCGCCGGGTCGGTGCGCGACAGCCAGGGCAGCAGACCGATCAGGCACAGCAGCGCCGCTGCGATGACCACGCGCCAGAGCAGCGCAGGACCGCTGATGAGCCCCTTTCGCATGGGGTCCTCAGCGCCTGGTGCCGGTACCGACCAGCGTCCGCTCGTACGGGTCGAGGATCTCGCCCCGCACGGAGCCGCCGACGCCCGTGATGATCCGCTGGTGGACCAGCGGCACGACCGCGTCGGTGCCGAGGATCGCGGCCTCGGCGGCCATGGTCGCGTCCTGTCGCTTCGCGGGCTCGGCCGTGTTCTCGGCCTTCCGAACCGCCTTGTCGACCGATGTGTCGCACAGCTGCGAGAGGTTATAGCTGCCGTCGCAGGCGTAGTCGCTGGCGAGGACCGACACGGGGTCGCCGGTGTCGAGCATGGTGTTGCGGGCGCCGACGAACGCGTCGAACTTCCCGGCCAGCGCGTCGCCCTCGATGCGGGACGACTCGCGCACCTCGAGCGTCACCTCGAACCCGGCCTTCTGCAGCTGCTGCTTGAGGACTTGGGCGACCTCGGGAAGCTCGGGCCGGTTGTCGTACGTGGCCAGGGTGATGGACTTCCCGCCGGGCGAGGCGGCCCGCTTCCGTCCCTCGGGCTTGTCCCGCTTCCCCTCGGCCCAGTTCAGGGCGGGGCCGAAGATGCCCTTGCCGGTGTCGGCGTGGCCCTCGTACACGTCCTTGGCGAGCGCGGAGGTGTCGATCGCGGCACGGGCGGCGGCGCGCAGGCCGGGGTCCTTGAAGGTGCCCTTCTCGGTGTTGAGCTGGAGTGCCGTGGTGCGTGTCGTGGCGGTCTCGCGGCCGTGGCCCTTGTCGAGGGAGGCGGCCTGGGAGACGGGGACGGCCTCGGCGATGTCCATCTCGCCGGTGCGCAGGGCGTTGGTGCGCGCGGTGCCGTCGGCGATGAACCGCGCGTCGACGCCGGAGGCCTGGGCCAGGCCGCCCCAGTAGGCGTCGAAGCGGTCGAGGGTGGCCGCGGTGGTGCCGGTGGTCTTCGTGAGCTCGAAGGGCCCCGTGGCGGTGCCCACCGGGCTGACCTTGTCGCCCTTCGCGTACGCCTTCGGGGAGAGCACGGCGAGGCCGGGGCTGGACAGGCGCAGCGGAAGCGCCGGGTCGGGGTCGGCGGTGGTGATCCGGACCCGGTCCTTGCCGACGGGCTCGGCGGTGAGCGTGACGCCCGACAGGGCGGCGGTGACGGGCTTGGCCTTGCCCGCGTGGGTGAGGGCCGACGCGACGGCGGCCGGTGTGACGCGGGCGCCGTCCTGGAACTCCGCCTGGCGCAGGGTGAACAGCCAGCTGCGGTCGCTCTCCTGCTTCCAGGACGCGGCGAGCGCGGGAGCGGCGGTGCCGTTCGCGTCCAGCTCGGTCAGGCCCTCGGTGACGCCGAGACGGCTGAGGAGGGTGGCGTCGGCGCCGTACGGCGAGAAGTTCTCGGAGGGAGGGAAGGCCAGCGCGACCTTCAGGCGGGCGCCTTCCGCGGTGTCGCCGGCCGCGTCGTTCTTGGCGGCGAAACAGCCGGTGAGCAGGGGAGCGACGAGCAGTCCTGCTATGAGGGGACGGTGGCGGACGGAGCGCATGGTCCTCGTTCTCGGGGTGGAGTGGGTCCGGAGGTGCAGCAGCGCCATAGGTTACATGACAACCATTTCCATTAATGCATGGGTGCTTCGAAATGCAGGACACGCGATGCGCCGGGGTCCTCGCGCTCGTCGTGCACCACCTTCCCCAGGGAGCGCCAGAAGGCCTCGGCGCCGGTCACGGCCGGATCAGTGTGCAGATAGACGGACCGGTATCCGCCGTCCGTCGCGGCGAACTCCAGCAGCTCGCCGACCAGTTGCCGGGCCAGGCCGCGGCGCCGGTGCTCGGGCCGTACATAGACGCGCCGCAGCTGCGCCGTCTCGCCCGAGGGGAAGCGTTCGGCGATCCAGCGCGGGTTCGGCGGGTGCGCGGGGCCGCGGGAGTCGAGGGCTGCGGTGGCGGCGACCGCCCCGTCCCGCTCGTCCACCGCGACGAGCAGGGTGTGCCGGGCGGGTCTCAGATACACGCCGTCGAGGTCGATGATGTCGCCGTGCCAGCGCGGCACGTATCCCGTGTCGAAGTCGTGGTAGACGGTGTCGAGCATGACGGCTCGCGCGGCGCCGAGGTCATCGGCGGTGGCCCTCTTGATGCGGTATTCAAGCACCTGCACATCCTAAGCATTAAGCCGGACGTTGCATGGTCATGCGAAGTCATGCATACTCTTCCTATGTCCAAGGTCCTCACCTCCCTCCCCACCGGCGAGCGCGTCGGCATTGCCTTCTCCGGCGGTCTCGACACCTCGGTCGCCGTCGCCTGGATGCGTGACAAGGGCGCCGTCCCCTGCACGTACACCGCCGACATCGGTCAGTACGACGAGCCCGACATCGCCTCCGTGCCCGGCCGTGCCTCCGCGTACGGCGCCGAGATCACCCGGCTCGTCGACTGCCGTGAGGCGCTGGTCGAGGAAGGTCTCGCCGCGCTCGCGTGCGGTGCCTTCCACATCAGGTCGGGCGGGCGTCCGTACTTCAACACCACGCCGCTCGGCCGTGCCGTGACCGGCACGCTCCTGGTGCGGGCCATGCTCGAGGACGGGGTGCAGATCTGGGGTGACGGCTCCACCTTCAAGGGCAACGACATCGAGCGGTTCTACCGGTACGGGCTGCTCGCCAACCCGCACCTGCGGATCTACAAGCCCTGGCTGGACGCGGACTTCGTCACGGAGCTCGGCGGCCGCAAGGAGATGTCGGAGTGGCTGCTCGCGCACCAGCTGCCCTACCGCGACTCGACGGAGAAGGCCTACTCGACGGACGCCAACATCTGGGGCGCCACGCACGAGGCCAAGACGCTCGAACACCTCGACACCGGCCTTGAGACCGTCGACCCGATCATGGGCGTGCGCTTCTGGGACCCGTCGGTGGAGATCGACACGGAGGACGTGACGATCGGCTTCGACCAGGGCCGCCCGGTCACGGTCAACGGCAAGGAGTTCTCCTCCCCGGTCGACCTCGTCATGGAGGTCAACGCGATCGGCGGCCGGCACGGCCTCGGCATGTCCGACCAGATCGAGAACCGGATCATCGAGGCGAAGAGCCGTGGCATCTACGAGGCGCCCGGCATGGCGCTCCTGCACATCGCCTACGAGCGCCTGGTCAACGCGATCCACAACGAGGACACCCTGGCCGCCTACCACAACGAGGGCCGGCGCCTCGGCCGGCTGATGTACGAGGGCCGCTGGCTCGACCCGCAGGCGCTGATGATCCGCGAGTCGCTGCAGCGCTGGGTCGGCGCGGCGATCACCGGCGAAGTGACGCTGCGGCTGCGGCGCGGCGAGGACTACTCGATCCTCGACACCACGGGCCCGGCGTTCAGCTACCACCCGGACAAGCTCTCCATGGAGCGGACCGAGGACTCGGCGTTCGGCCCCGTGGACCGGATCGGCCAGCTCACCATGCGGAACCTCGACATCGCGGACTCCCGCGCGCGCCTTGAGCAGTACGCGGGCCTCGGCCTGGTCGGCTCCGGCCACCCGACGCCGATCGGCGCCGCGCAGGCGGCGTCGACGGGTCTGATCGGCGCCATGGACGGCGGCGGCGCCGAGGCGATCGCCTCGCGCGGCGGGACCACGGACGAGGAGTCGATGCTTGACCGCGCCGCGATGGAGTCCGGCACGGACTGACCACGGACCGACACGGCTCCACGGACCGACACGGCTCCACGGACCGACACGGCTCCACGGACCGACACGGCTCCACGGACGACACGGCTCACCGGTCGTACGTACACGGAGTGCGGGCCCCGGCGGAATTCGATCCGCCGGGGCCCGCGCACGTTCAGGATGTGGGAGCCGGGCGGCCGGCCGAGCGGTCGGCGCGGACCACGCCGAAGACGTCCGCCATCCGCAGCGCCGCATCAAGGTCGCCGTCGACTTCGATGACCTGGGCGCTGAGCGCGTCCTCAAGTGGCAGGGAGCCCGCGCCCAGTTGGAGCAGGGTGCCCAGGTCGGTGACGAGTGTCGCGACCGCGTCCGGGGCGGGGCCGAGGCCTGTTTCGACCGTGCCGTCGTCGACGCGGGCGTGGAAGACGAGATCGCCGATCACCCACTCATAGGTCTCGCGTACGCGGAGAGCGCGCTCGGGACGGAACGAGGCGCCGACGGCTCCGACGATGCCGTGGCGGCCGCCGGTGGCCTCGGGATGCGCGCCGAGGATGGTGATCACCCGTGCGGCGGCAGCAAGTTCACCCTCCAGCTGGGCGAGGCCGCGCGCGACGGCGTCCTCGATGTCCACGAGACGGGCGCCGACTGCCAGGAACGTCCCCAGGTCGGTCGTGATGGCGCAGACGGCGTCCGTGGCGCTGCCGTGCCGGATGTCGAGCACGCCGTCGTCGACACGGAGATGGAACGTGTCGCCGTCCACCCGGAACTCGTACGTCTCCCGCACGCCCCCGGCCTGTTCGGGCCGGAAGCTGGCGCGCAGACAGCCGAGCACCCAGCTGAGCCGGAAGGTGTCGCCCGGCCGGGGCGCGGTCGGAAGGTGCATGCCCCAGCGGGTGAGCTCGTCGAGCACCGGGCGCATGGCGGCGCCGAGTTCGGTCAGTTCGTAGACCGCCGACGGTGCGGGGGGCGGCAGCTTGGCCTGGCTGAGGATGCCCGCATCGCGCAGCGCGCGCAGCCGCTCGGCCAGGACGTTGGGGCCGATGCCGGGCAGCCCCGCGACGAGGTCGGTGTAGCGCCGGGGGCCGAGCAGCAGCTCGCGCACGATCAGCAGGGACCAGCGGCCGCCGACGACATCCAGGGCCCGCGCCGCCGGACAGGACTGGTCATAGCTGCGTGTCATGCGCGCCGGGCCGCCTTCCCCATTGATAGCAGGCACTTAGGTTTTCTATAGTACCGATCAACTCGGGGGGTCCGGTGGCCTGTTGAGTCGCGCTGGGGTGTGACCGCCCCAGGCAGGCCAGGCATACGGGACATGGAACAGCGGGGGAACAGAGCGGCATGAGCGGCGACCACGGCGACGAGCGGGACAGCGGCGATGACAGAGACAGTGGTGATGGCAGAGACAGCGTCAGCGGCGGCATAGAGCCGCTGACGCCGAGTGACCCGCGTCGGATAGGCCCCTACCCGCTCCTCGGCCGCCTCGGCTCCGGCGGCATGGGCCGGGTCTACCTGGCCCGCTCCGACGGCGGGCGCACGGTGGCCGTGAAGGTGGTGCACGAAGAGCACACCTCCAGCGGTGAGTTCAGGGCCCGGTTCCGCCGGGAGATCGAGGCGGCGCGGCGCGTCGGCGGGCACTTCACGGCGCCGGTGCTCGACGCGGACCCGGACGCCGCACGGCCCTGGGTGGCCACCGGGTATGTGCCGGGCCCCTCCTTGGAACAGGCGCTCCTGACGTACGGTCCGCTGCCCGCCTCCTCGGTGTACGCGCTGGCCGACGGGCTGCTGCGGGCGCTGAAGGGCATCCACGGCGCCGGAATCGTGCACCGCGACCTGAAGCCGTCCAACGTGCTGCTCACCGTCACGGGCCCGAAGGTCATCGACTTCGGCATAGCGCGCGCGTTGCAGGTCTCCGCGGAGTCGATGCTCACCAGCACGGGCATGGTCATCGGCTCGCCCGGCTTCATGGCGCCCGAACAGATCCTGGGCGAGGAGACGGGCACACCGGCCGACGTCTTCGCGCTCGGCTGCGTCCTCATGTACGCGGCGACGGGGCAACTGCCCTTCGGGCACGGCGCGAGCAACCAGCACGCGGTGATGTACCGCATCGTCGAGGCCGCGCCCGATCTGACCGGCGTCGAGGACGAGCCGCTGCGCACGTTCATCGCCCGCTGCCTGACCAAGTCCCCCGGTGAACGGCCGGGCGTGGACGAGCTGTTGGCGGGCCCTGATCTACCGCGCCCCTCCGGAGCGGAGAGCGGGGCCTGGCTGCCGCCTGCTCTGGTTGCCCGCCTCGCGCAGGAGGCGGCGAGGCTGCTGGATGCGGAGGCGCCGAAGGACTCCAAGGCACCGGAGATCGCGAAGGCAGCGGAGATCGCGGAGACACCGGAGATCGCGAAGGCGCCGGAGCCTTCGATGGCACCGGAGCCGGATGTCGCGACCTTCGGGCTGCGGGCGGCGCCCAAGCCGGAAGCCGAAGCGCAGGGGGCCGACCGGCGCACCCGCAGAAACTGGGCCGTAGCAGCAGCCGTCATCGCCGTCCTGGCGTCCGGCGGCACCGTGGCCCTGCTCGACGGGGAGGACGGCGCCCAAGGGGCTCCCGGCGCCGACAACTCCCCGACGGCCCCAGCGCCTTCAGGGTCCAAGGATTCCGGCGACAAGGGCAAGGACGGCAAGGGCGGAGAGGACGGAGAGGGCGGCAAGGGGAAGGGCAACGGCAAGGACGACGATTCCTCGCCGGGCGAGGACGGCGACAACTCCTCCGGTGACGCCGCGGGCGATGACAAGGCCTCCGACGACGACCCCTCATCCGCGGGGAAGGACGGGGGCTCGGACCCCAAGGCCCCCTCGGGCGGCGGTGGTTCGGACTCCAGCGGCTCGGGATCCGGCACCGGTTCCGGTTCCGGCTCCGGATCGGACTCAGGCTCCGGCACCTCCGACAACCGTGTCCCGCAAGCCTTCACCGGAACCTGGGCCCTCACGTCGCCGTACGTCCAGCAGCCGCAGAAGGTGATCATCTACCGGGTCGCGCCGGGCGGGTACGCCGTCAAGCTCATCACCGATTCGGGCAGCGGCGGGCACTGCGAGAACCAGGCCAGGCTGGTGTCCGTGGCGGACGGCGGGAAGCGCATCAACATCGGCACCGCCCATGTGGACGAGGGGCGCTCCAGCCAGATCGTGTGCGGCGACATGGATCCCTCCTCATTCACCCTCGACGCCCCGAGCGGCATCCGCCACAACGTCGGCCCCGCCCACGGCGACGGTTACCACTACGACCGCGGCTGAGCGGCTGTCACCTGATCGACGGCGGCTGACCACCACGTCAGCACGGGAATGCATGCACACGGGGGACACCAGGCGCTCAGCACGCGGAACGAGAAGAGGCATCCCAGATGTCAGCGCAAGAAAGCCCCGACATGCCGGCCGAGATGAAGGCCGTCCAGTACCGCAGCGTCGGCGCCGCCCCCGAGGTGGTGACCGTGCCGCGCCCGGAGCCGGGCCCCGGCCAGGTACTCCTGAAGGTCACCGCCGCGGGCGTCTGCCACTCCGACATCGCGGTGATGAGCTGGCCCGCGGAGGCGCTGCCCTTCCCGCTGCCGCTCACCCTCGGCCATGAGGGCGCCGGGACCGTCGCCGCGCTGGGCGAGGGTGTCACCGGCTTCGAGGTCGGCGACTCCGTGGCCGTCTACGGGCCGTGGGGCTGCGGAGCCTGCCCGATGTGCGCGCAGGGCAAGGAGAACTACTGCACGCGCGCCGCCGAGCTCGGCATCCTTCCGCCCGGACTAGGGGCGCCCGGAGCCATCGCCGAGTAC from Streptomyces sp. BA2 encodes:
- a CDS encoding ABC transporter substrate-binding protein, coding for MRSVRHRPLIAGLLVAPLLTGCFAAKNDAAGDTAEGARLKVALAFPPSENFSPYGADATLLSRLGVTEGLTELDANGTAAPALAASWKQESDRSWLFTLRQAEFQDGARVTPAAVASALTHAGKAKPVTAALSGVTLTAEPVGKDRVRITTADPDPALPLRLSSPGLAVLSPKAYAKGDKVSPVGTATGPFELTKTTGTTAATLDRFDAYWGGLAQASGVDARFIADGTARTNALRTGEMDIAEAVPVSQAASLDKGHGRETATTRTTALQLNTEKGTFKDPGLRAAARAAIDTSALAKDVYEGHADTGKGIFGPALNWAEGKRDKPEGRKRAASPGGKSITLATYDNRPELPEVAQVLKQQLQKAGFEVTLEVRESSRIEGDALAGKFDAFVGARNTMLDTGDPVSVLASDYACDGSYNLSQLCDTSVDKAVRKAENTAEPAKRQDATMAAEAAILGTDAVVPLVHQRIITGVGGSVRGEILDPYERTLVGTGTRR
- a CDS encoding GNAT family N-acetyltransferase, encoding MLEYRIKRATADDLGAARAVMLDTVYHDFDTGYVPRWHGDIIDLDGVYLRPARHTLLVAVDERDGAVAATAALDSRGPAHPPNPRWIAERFPSGETAQLRRVYVRPEHRRRGLARQLVGELLEFAATDGGYRSVYLHTDPAVTGAEAFWRSLGKVVHDEREDPGASRVLHFEAPMH
- the argG gene encoding argininosuccinate synthase; the protein is MSKVLTSLPTGERVGIAFSGGLDTSVAVAWMRDKGAVPCTYTADIGQYDEPDIASVPGRASAYGAEITRLVDCREALVEEGLAALACGAFHIRSGGRPYFNTTPLGRAVTGTLLVRAMLEDGVQIWGDGSTFKGNDIERFYRYGLLANPHLRIYKPWLDADFVTELGGRKEMSEWLLAHQLPYRDSTEKAYSTDANIWGATHEAKTLEHLDTGLETVDPIMGVRFWDPSVEIDTEDVTIGFDQGRPVTVNGKEFSSPVDLVMEVNAIGGRHGLGMSDQIENRIIEAKSRGIYEAPGMALLHIAYERLVNAIHNEDTLAAYHNEGRRLGRLMYEGRWLDPQALMIRESLQRWVGAAITGEVTLRLRRGEDYSILDTTGPAFSYHPDKLSMERTEDSAFGPVDRIGQLTMRNLDIADSRARLEQYAGLGLVGSGHPTPIGAAQAASTGLIGAMDGGGAEAIASRGGTTDEESMLDRAAMESGTD
- a CDS encoding winged helix-turn-helix transcriptional regulator translates to MTRSYDQSCPAARALDVVGGRWSLLIVRELLLGPRRYTDLVAGLPGIGPNVLAERLRALRDAGILSQAKLPPPAPSAVYELTELGAAMRPVLDELTRWGMHLPTAPRPGDTFRLSWVLGCLRASFRPEQAGGVRETYEFRVDGDTFHLRVDDGVLDIRHGSATDAVCAITTDLGTFLAVGARLVDIEDAVARGLAQLEGELAAAARVITILGAHPEATGGRHGIVGAVGASFRPERALRVRETYEWVIGDLVFHARVDDGTVETGLGPAPDAVATLVTDLGTLLQLGAGSLPLEDALSAQVIEVDGDLDAALRMADVFGVVRADRSAGRPAPTS
- a CDS encoding serine/threonine protein kinase, encoding MSGDHGDERDSGDDRDSGDGRDSVSGGIEPLTPSDPRRIGPYPLLGRLGSGGMGRVYLARSDGGRTVAVKVVHEEHTSSGEFRARFRREIEAARRVGGHFTAPVLDADPDAARPWVATGYVPGPSLEQALLTYGPLPASSVYALADGLLRALKGIHGAGIVHRDLKPSNVLLTVTGPKVIDFGIARALQVSAESMLTSTGMVIGSPGFMAPEQILGEETGTPADVFALGCVLMYAATGQLPFGHGASNQHAVMYRIVEAAPDLTGVEDEPLRTFIARCLTKSPGERPGVDELLAGPDLPRPSGAESGAWLPPALVARLAQEAARLLDAEAPKDSKAPEIAKAAEIAETPEIAKAPEPSMAPEPDVATFGLRAAPKPEAEAQGADRRTRRNWAVAAAVIAVLASGGTVALLDGEDGAQGAPGADNSPTAPAPSGSKDSGDKGKDGKGGEDGEGGKGKGNGKDDDSSPGEDGDNSSGDAAGDDKASDDDPSSAGKDGGSDPKAPSGGGGSDSSGSGSGTGSGSGSGSDSGSGTSDNRVPQAFTGTWALTSPYVQQPQKVIIYRVAPGGYAVKLITDSGSGGHCENQARLVSVADGGKRINIGTAHVDEGRSSQIVCGDMDPSSFTLDAPSGIRHNVGPAHGDGYHYDRG